The genome window AGATTGGAACGTGGCGATTCCGCTTCTGTCGCCGATTGCTACTTCACCGAAGGCGGTGGAACAGATGGCAGATCCACCGCGTCAGAAGGAGCCGCAGCAGCGCATGGGGAGGGAGAAGCCGGTGGTGTTCAAAAAGTGGCAGCATCCGGCGGCTCCGTTTTTCTGCGAGCAGGCTCAGTTAAGGCAGGCCTTTGTGCCTGTATAGTATATATAGTAGAATTGATTTGTAGAGGCATAAAGTAGTGCTTAGATctccaaaaaaaggaaaaagaaaataaagacacAGACAGAACAAGACCTGGTAGTAGTGTATGAATCTCTCATTCTCCGTTTGAAAAACGCTGTCCAAATATATTACAAACTAATATTATCAATTTTGAGTTAATTACCCTCACGGCTATGTTCTTCTTAATTTGTCGTCATTGGTTCACCTATACGATTTGGACAAATTAATATTATCGGCTTTGAGCAAAATATCCCCATATCGTGAGGTGAGATATTTCCCTTTTAACCTTAGtcacttatgtttaaaatttttcaaCCAATCATATTTTCGAGATAGTTTtctattttccaaaaaataaaaacagaaaatacatagAAAACCGAACATACCAGACAGACTCTAAGAGTCTTTTGAGTGACCATGAT of Tripterygium wilfordii isolate XIE 37 chromosome 13, ASM1340144v1, whole genome shotgun sequence contains these proteins:
- the LOC120013525 gene encoding uncharacterized protein At4g14450, chloroplastic-like; this translates as MADSQRNSSRSQRRPALLQVNRAPDWNVAIPLLSPIATSPKAVEQMADPPRQKEPQQRMGREKPVVFKKWQHPAAPFFCEQAQLRQAFVPV